In the Leifsonia sp. 466MF genome, one interval contains:
- a CDS encoding MATE family efflux transporter, whose translation MVVSTLLRRPVDREILRLAVPALGALVAEPIFLLADSAMVGHLGVAPLAGLGIASAVLQTIVGLMVFLAYSTTPAVARRLGAGDERGAVAAGVDGCWLALVLGVVLAGAGWAASPFLVSLFGASSEVSEQATQYLSLSMLGLPAMLLVYAATGLLRGLQDTRTPLAVAVAGFAANIVLNYLFIYVAGLGIRGSALGTVAAQWAMVLVYAIIVARHARRVGASLLPHHTGIGRTARAGGWLFLRTASLRAAMLLAVFAATRLGPDELAAFQVTMTVFATLAFALDALAIAAQALIGKGLGAGDLENVRAVLRRCVQWGIGAGAVLGLVTIALSPVAAGVFTSDPSVAALLPLSMAIVGAGAPLGGYVFVLDGVLIGAGDARYLALTGLANVAAFVPLAVAAAVWGGHDATGLAALTAAFAFGYLGARALTLGLRARGRTWMRAGATI comes from the coding sequence ATGGTCGTGAGCACCCTTCTCCGCCGCCCGGTCGACCGCGAGATCCTCCGCCTCGCCGTTCCCGCTCTCGGGGCTCTGGTGGCGGAGCCGATCTTCCTGCTGGCCGACTCGGCGATGGTCGGGCACCTCGGGGTCGCGCCCCTCGCGGGTCTCGGCATCGCGAGTGCGGTGCTGCAGACGATCGTTGGGCTGATGGTGTTCCTCGCCTACAGCACGACTCCCGCTGTCGCGCGGCGGCTGGGAGCGGGCGACGAGCGCGGTGCGGTCGCGGCGGGCGTGGACGGCTGCTGGCTCGCGCTCGTGCTCGGAGTGGTGCTCGCCGGCGCGGGGTGGGCGGCCTCGCCGTTCCTGGTGAGTCTGTTCGGAGCGTCGTCCGAGGTCAGCGAGCAGGCGACCCAGTACCTGAGCCTGTCCATGCTCGGGCTCCCGGCCATGCTGCTGGTCTACGCCGCGACCGGGCTGCTGCGCGGACTCCAGGACACCCGCACGCCGCTCGCCGTCGCGGTCGCGGGCTTTGCCGCGAACATCGTGCTCAACTATCTGTTCATCTACGTCGCCGGACTGGGCATCCGCGGGTCGGCGCTCGGTACCGTCGCGGCGCAGTGGGCGATGGTGCTGGTGTACGCGATCATCGTCGCCCGTCACGCCCGCCGGGTCGGAGCCTCCCTCCTCCCCCATCACACCGGCATCGGCCGGACGGCGCGTGCCGGCGGCTGGCTGTTCCTCCGCACGGCGAGCCTGCGTGCGGCCATGCTTCTGGCGGTCTTCGCCGCAACCCGTCTCGGACCGGACGAACTCGCCGCCTTCCAGGTCACGATGACCGTGTTCGCGACTCTCGCCTTCGCCCTCGACGCCCTCGCCATCGCCGCGCAGGCACTCATCGGGAAGGGGCTGGGGGCCGGCGACCTCGAGAACGTCCGTGCGGTGCTGCGCCGGTGCGTGCAGTGGGGAATCGGCGCGGGCGCGGTTCTCGGCCTGGTGACGATCGCGCTGAGCCCTGTCGCGGCGGGCGTCTTCACGAGCGATCCGTCGGTCGCCGCGCTGCTGCCGCTGTCGATGGCGATCGTGGGCGCAGGCGCCCCGCTGGGCGGGTACGTGTTCGTGCTCGACGGGGTGCTCATCGGCGCCGGAGACGCCCGGTATCTCGCCCTCACCGGCCTCGCGAACGTGGCTGCGTTCGTCCCGCTCGCGGTCGCCGCCGCCGTCTGGGGCGGGCACGATGCGACCGGCCTCGCCGCCCTGACGGCGGCGTTCGCCTTCGGCTACCTCGGCGCCCGCGCGCTCACGCTCGGTCTGCGCGCTCGCGGCCGCACGTGGATGCGTGCGGGCGCGACGATCTAG